The Microvirgula aerodenitrificans DSM 15089 genome has a segment encoding these proteins:
- a CDS encoding TonB-dependent siderophore receptor → MRKLLYVTPLLAVFHGVTVQARGPADAGEPADGREVPELLVTAEAMPGYKADAATVAGKVPLAPREVPNSLSVLTRQQMDDQELVTMSDALRQITGVTVIANDTTNDQVMTRGYSLGAMYDGVPSYAGLTAVQQFDLAMYERVEVLRGPAGVLQGSGEPGGVVNMVRKRPGAAFALSGTLAAGSWNNYRSEVDVTGPLNADRSLRGRLVVSGQDREYFQDRTHTGKWLVFGTLEYDLQPATTLALSASIQNDNTTAPSSGLPLYTDARLINTDRSTNVYPDWVNYHIRTEEVSASIEHRFDNRWVARAALNHRSQHSDSKDAWPGSGVDPLTGTFSRFNRSQSESDYDRDGLDLYLNGPFALLGRSHNLMLGFNVDRRKSASKSGSAPAVPNVLFGQPDSVPEASIRYTSGSETVTSQHGPYGQLRASLADPLTLVLGGRTTTFRTRSRNVSPSVPTDWSTGNARADNHFTPYGGLLLDVSRDVTLYGSYADIFVPQTQKKADGSVIDPRTGRQYELGAKGDFLDGRLGATLALFTLRDRNRAYRDPDYPASSTPYYLASGEIESRGWEAELTGSPLRGLDLTAGYTRLMTRYVKDRSLEGKAYSIQTPSHQFKLWADYRFSEDSLPGFSLGGGVQANSGSESSRGNRAVQGQGGYAVFNARAAFRLDRHFTVGVLVNNVFDRKYYASVGTSTAYNFYGEPRNVMLTLRGSY, encoded by the coding sequence TGCCCGGCTACAAGGCCGATGCAGCCACCGTGGCCGGCAAGGTGCCGCTTGCTCCGCGCGAGGTGCCGAACTCGCTGTCGGTGCTGACCCGGCAGCAGATGGACGATCAGGAACTGGTGACCATGTCGGATGCGCTGCGCCAGATTACCGGCGTGACGGTGATTGCCAACGACACCACCAATGACCAGGTGATGACACGCGGCTACAGCCTGGGCGCGATGTATGACGGTGTGCCGTCCTATGCCGGGCTGACCGCCGTGCAGCAGTTCGATCTGGCCATGTACGAGCGGGTCGAGGTGCTGCGCGGACCAGCCGGTGTACTGCAGGGCAGTGGTGAGCCGGGCGGGGTGGTCAATATGGTCCGCAAGCGGCCGGGCGCGGCATTCGCCCTGAGCGGCACGCTGGCGGCCGGTTCGTGGAACAACTATCGCAGCGAGGTCGATGTGACCGGCCCGCTGAATGCCGACCGCAGCCTGCGCGGCCGGCTGGTGGTGTCGGGGCAGGATCGCGAGTATTTCCAAGACCGCACCCACACCGGCAAATGGCTGGTGTTCGGCACGCTGGAATACGATCTGCAGCCGGCCACCACGCTGGCGCTGTCCGCCAGCATCCAGAACGACAACACCACGGCACCGTCGTCGGGCCTGCCGCTGTATACCGATGCCCGGCTGATCAATACCGACCGCTCGACCAATGTCTATCCGGACTGGGTCAACTACCATATCCGGACCGAAGAAGTGTCGGCCAGCATCGAACACCGCTTCGACAATCGCTGGGTGGCCCGGGCTGCGCTGAATCACCGCAGCCAGCACAGCGATTCCAAAGATGCGTGGCCGGGCAGCGGTGTTGATCCGCTTACCGGCACTTTCAGCCGCTTCAATCGCAGTCAGAGCGAATCCGACTATGACCGCGACGGGCTGGATCTGTACCTGAACGGACCGTTTGCGCTGCTGGGACGCAGTCACAACCTGATGCTGGGCTTCAATGTCGACCGGCGGAAATCGGCCAGCAAGAGCGGCTCGGCACCGGCCGTGCCCAATGTGCTGTTCGGCCAGCCGGACAGCGTGCCCGAAGCGTCGATCCGCTATACCAGCGGCAGCGAGACGGTGACCAGCCAGCACGGGCCCTACGGCCAGTTGCGTGCCAGTCTGGCCGATCCGCTGACCCTGGTGCTCGGCGGCCGCACTACCACCTTCCGGACCCGGAGCCGCAATGTGTCACCGTCGGTGCCTACCGACTGGAGCACCGGCAATGCCAGGGCCGACAATCATTTCACGCCGTATGGCGGGCTGCTGCTCGATGTCAGCCGCGATGTCACCCTGTATGGCAGCTATGCGGACATTTTCGTGCCGCAGACGCAGAAGAAGGCCGATGGCAGCGTGATCGACCCGCGCACCGGCCGCCAGTACGAGCTGGGGGCCAAGGGCGATTTTCTTGACGGCCGGCTCGGCGCCACGCTGGCACTGTTCACGCTGCGCGACCGCAATCGCGCCTATCGCGATCCGGACTACCCGGCCAGCAGCACGCCGTACTATCTGGCCAGCGGGGAAATCGAGAGCAGGGGGTGGGAGGCGGAGCTGACCGGCAGCCCGCTGCGCGGGCTGGACCTGACTGCCGGCTATACCCGGCTGATGACCCGCTATGTGAAGGACCGCAGTCTGGAAGGAAAGGCCTATTCGATCCAGACCCCGTCGCACCAGTTCAAGCTGTGGGCGGACTACCGCTTCAGCGAGGACAGCCTGCCCGGCTTCAGCCTCGGTGGCGGCGTGCAGGCGAACAGCGGCAGCGAGAGCTCGCGCGGCAATCGCGCGGTGCAGGGGCAGGGTGGCTATGCAGTATTCAACGCCCGGGCCGCCTTCCGGCTGGACCGCCATTTCACCGTCGGCGTGCTGGTCAACAATGTGTTCGACAGGAAGTACTACGCCTCGGTCGGCACCAGCACGGCGTACAACTTCTATGGTGAGCCGCGCAATGTGATGCTGACCCTGCGCGGCAGTTATTGA
- a CDS encoding GNAT family N-acetyltransferase, whose amino-acid sequence MMLIRHALPADNARARDIVRHSLQAFAIEAEFDGLDQAIGALGREDSPNAIELVAEWRQQVCACLAIQEVSHGCGKLSGFHADAACRGHGIGRALLSRAIDEARQHGLSRLILDTCADMHAAIRLYQSLGWQRIADPSPDAGADRSYELTL is encoded by the coding sequence ATGATGCTGATTCGCCATGCCCTCCCCGCCGACAATGCCCGGGCGCGGGACATCGTGCGACATTCGCTGCAAGCGTTTGCCATCGAGGCGGAATTCGACGGGCTGGACCAGGCCATCGGTGCTCTCGGGCGCGAAGACAGCCCCAATGCCATCGAACTGGTCGCCGAGTGGCGCCAGCAGGTTTGCGCCTGCCTGGCGATCCAGGAGGTCAGCCACGGCTGCGGCAAGCTGTCCGGTTTTCATGCCGACGCGGCCTGTCGCGGCCATGGCATCGGCCGCGCCCTGCTGTCGCGCGCCATCGACGAAGCCCGGCAGCACGGGCTGTCCCGGCTGATACTGGATACCTGTGCAGACATGCACGCGGCGATACGGCTGTACCAGTCGCTGGGCTGGCAGCGCATTGCCGATCCGTCACCGGATGCAGGCGCCGACCGCAGCTATGAACTGACGCTGTAG
- a CDS encoding BON domain-containing protein: protein MSNRYMRSLLLVALATGFVTVAGCASTPHKESTGEYFDDSAITTKVKAAIFNDPGLSAAEINVETFKGKVQLSGFVNSQEKIDRAVSVARSVNGVQSVHNKISLKQAP from the coding sequence ATGTCAAACCGCTATATGCGCAGTTTGCTGCTTGTGGCACTGGCCACGGGCTTTGTCACCGTTGCCGGTTGTGCATCGACACCACACAAGGAAAGCACCGGTGAATACTTTGATGATTCGGCCATCACGACAAAAGTCAAAGCCGCCATCTTCAATGACCCCGGCCTGAGCGCTGCCGAAATCAATGTCGAAACCTTCAAGGGCAAGGTCCAGCTGAGCGGCTTTGTCAATTCGCAGGAAAAAATCGATCGCGCCGTGAGCGTGGCCCGCAGCGTGAATGGCGTGCAATCGGTACACAACAAGATCAGCCTGAAGCAGGCGCCGTAA
- a CDS encoding bifunctional diguanylate cyclase/phosphodiesterase — MLPSRLRLAAALLVPAAALLLSSGYWWSQSLAHQKLLDTARQAAEHRAIQLASAVAQQTDTLLQMVDVTLQTLGNEYVDEEFSGFLRSVSYARASFPAVAEMQVSINNAQGQMVYSSVGLNHTISVADREYFRFHQRTARSGLFVGEPLLARTTGTWLIPISRPMFDKRGFAGVITIGIAPAYLLQRWHELQLLPRDVVYVIRRDGSYLARSLSLSQAMTEREPDEVPHPGRSGRRQGLLERDSDFDAVHRLIGWQKLGTGDMAAAVGLDLDAVMSPVESYITQSRLRSVAINILLLLVCVLITWLIMRLQRHRAMLQAIYDVLPVGVVVTDPQGHIVDCNQMSEQLLGLERKVQLSSDLSRFEGRLYHADGSRMSAAELPGMRALLGGELVHHEEVGFIHPAQKAMCWLSISAIPCSDAGYGVVIAFIDITHSRNHRQAVEHIAFHDALTGLPNRRLLSDRLNQALSRTARQPGRLVVCFLDLDGFKPVNDKHGHDAGDALLMEIAKRLQKVVRTGDTVARLGGDEFVVVLNGLGSAQEMDDVLERIAAAVATPVELGASQTAQVTASIGVAMHPEDGDDADTLLRYADQDMYRAKQSGQCICHFRREGRESVVW; from the coding sequence ATGCTGCCATCCCGCCTGCGTCTGGCCGCGGCACTGCTTGTCCCGGCTGCGGCGCTGCTGCTCAGTAGCGGCTACTGGTGGAGCCAGTCCCTGGCGCACCAGAAATTGCTGGACACCGCCCGTCAGGCGGCGGAACACCGGGCCATCCAGCTGGCCAGTGCCGTTGCCCAGCAGACCGATACGCTGCTGCAGATGGTCGATGTCACGCTGCAGACCCTGGGCAACGAGTACGTTGACGAGGAGTTCTCCGGCTTTCTCCGCTCGGTGTCCTATGCCCGTGCCAGTTTTCCGGCCGTGGCCGAAATGCAGGTGTCGATCAACAATGCCCAGGGACAGATGGTGTATTCCTCGGTGGGACTGAATCACACCATCTCGGTGGCCGACCGGGAGTATTTCCGGTTTCATCAGCGCACGGCCCGGTCCGGCCTGTTTGTCGGCGAGCCGCTGCTGGCCCGCACGACCGGCACCTGGCTGATCCCGATCTCCCGCCCGATGTTCGACAAGCGCGGCTTTGCCGGGGTCATTACCATCGGCATCGCGCCCGCCTACCTGCTGCAGCGCTGGCACGAGCTGCAGTTGCTGCCGCGTGATGTGGTGTACGTGATCCGCCGGGACGGCAGTTATCTGGCCCGCTCCCTGTCCCTGTCTCAGGCCATGACCGAGCGCGAGCCCGATGAAGTGCCCCATCCGGGCCGCAGTGGAAGACGCCAGGGGCTGCTGGAAAGGGACAGCGATTTCGATGCCGTGCACCGGCTGATCGGCTGGCAGAAACTGGGGACGGGCGATATGGCCGCAGCGGTCGGGCTGGATCTCGACGCCGTCATGTCCCCGGTCGAGAGCTATATCACCCAATCCCGGCTGCGCAGTGTGGCGATCAATATCCTGCTGCTGCTGGTCTGCGTGCTGATCACCTGGCTGATCATGCGCCTGCAGCGCCATCGGGCCATGCTGCAGGCCATCTACGATGTGCTGCCGGTCGGTGTCGTGGTGACGGATCCGCAGGGGCATATTGTCGACTGCAACCAGATGTCCGAGCAGTTGCTTGGCCTGGAACGTAAGGTGCAGCTGTCCAGCGATCTCAGCAGGTTCGAGGGGCGGCTGTACCACGCTGACGGATCGCGCATGAGCGCTGCCGAGCTCCCCGGCATGCGCGCCCTGCTTGGCGGGGAACTGGTGCACCATGAAGAAGTCGGCTTCATCCATCCGGCGCAGAAGGCAATGTGCTGGCTGTCGATCAGCGCCATTCCCTGCTCCGACGCCGGTTATGGCGTGGTGATTGCCTTTATCGACATTACCCATTCGCGGAATCACCGTCAGGCGGTAGAGCATATTGCCTTCCATGATGCACTGACCGGCCTGCCGAACCGCCGCTTGCTGTCGGACCGCCTCAACCAGGCCCTGTCCAGGACCGCCCGGCAACCGGGCCGGCTGGTCGTCTGCTTTCTGGATCTGGACGGGTTCAAGCCGGTGAATGACAAGCATGGTCATGATGCGGGCGATGCGCTGCTGATGGAGATCGCGAAGCGGCTGCAAAAGGTGGTACGCACTGGCGATACCGTGGCCCGGCTGGGCGGCGACGAGTTTGTCGTGGTGCTGAACGGGCTGGGCAGCGCACAGGAAATGGACGATGTCCTGGAACGGATTGCCGCCGCCGTGGCGACCCCGGTCGAGCTGGGCGCCAGTCAGACGGCACAGGTCACGGCCAGTATTGGCGTGGCCATGCATCCCGAGGATGGCGACGATGCCGATACCCTGCTGCGCTATGCCGATCAGGACATGTACCGGGCCAAGCAGTCCGGGCAGTGCATCTGCCATTTCCGGCGGGAGGGCAGGGAGAGTGTTGTCTGGTGA
- a CDS encoding glycoside hydrolase family 19 protein, translating into MSDITLDQLKRVYPKAGARAATFLPHLNAAMAQYAITTPARQRAFLAQIGHESGQLRYTRELWGPTAAQSGYEGRRDLGNTVAGDGRRFMGRGLIQVTGRANYGTTSQALFGDDRVLRQPELLEQPELACRSAALFWSQKGLNTLADRGDFATITRRINGGLNGQADRLALFQRAQAVIV; encoded by the coding sequence ATGTCAGACATCACACTCGACCAGCTCAAGCGGGTTTATCCGAAAGCCGGCGCCCGGGCGGCGACATTCCTGCCGCACCTGAACGCCGCCATGGCGCAGTACGCCATCACCACGCCGGCACGCCAGCGTGCGTTCCTGGCGCAGATCGGGCACGAGTCCGGCCAACTGCGCTACACCCGCGAACTATGGGGGCCGACCGCCGCCCAGTCGGGCTACGAGGGCCGGCGCGACCTCGGCAACACTGTTGCCGGTGACGGTCGCCGGTTCATGGGGCGCGGCCTGATCCAGGTGACCGGGCGTGCCAACTACGGCACGACGTCGCAGGCGCTGTTCGGCGATGACCGCGTGTTGCGCCAGCCGGAGCTGCTGGAACAGCCGGAGCTGGCCTGCCGGTCGGCGGCGCTGTTCTGGAGCCAGAAGGGGCTGAACACGCTGGCCGATCGCGGCGACTTCGCCACCATCACCCGCCGCATCAATGGCGGGCTGAACGGCCAGGCCGACCGGCTGGCGCTGTTTCAGCGTGCGCAGGCGGTGATCGTATGA
- a CDS encoding phage tail protein, protein MTDALIDLPAVLAADARFAALAQMWGSRLAAIDPQDVIVRWIDHVDASLLPILAEEYSLLDDGWELADTESKQRALLKLSSQLHRRKGTPWAVKAALATIGYPVLDLIEQRASHDAWVAAGGLTLNGDWLTDGHSTLDPPASIGPLVRHARLNHWAEYSIRLNVADGEWTREQQRRIRATAERYAPVRSRLVALITAVRLAFDARIRLTGYRGRVHTRLDRCRRLSAYNRTTLDGCWLLDGDDAPLMLAGWPLDGRRLHGRTPTGRPLNAGAMSLHTRLRQRIRSSLGGSRTRTVTLGGRFARLNGRARLSESTLGGGWPLASGRSLGDATLDRIAAPRLDGTWLLGGETGQPGLWFTGTLTIRRNGITTTEAI, encoded by the coding sequence ATGACAGACGCGTTGATTGACCTGCCCGCCGTCCTGGCTGCCGATGCAAGATTTGCGGCTCTGGCCCAGATGTGGGGCTCCCGACTGGCTGCCATTGACCCGCAGGACGTCATTGTGCGCTGGATCGACCATGTAGACGCCTCGCTGCTCCCGATTCTGGCAGAGGAGTACAGCCTGCTGGATGACGGCTGGGAACTGGCGGATACCGAATCAAAACAGCGGGCACTGCTCAAGCTCTCCAGTCAGCTGCACCGCCGAAAGGGAACGCCGTGGGCCGTCAAGGCGGCGTTAGCCACTATCGGCTATCCGGTGCTGGATCTGATCGAACAGCGGGCCAGCCATGATGCGTGGGTGGCCGCAGGCGGGCTGACGCTGAATGGCGACTGGCTAACAGATGGCCATTCCACACTGGATCCGCCTGCCAGTATCGGTCCGCTGGTCCGCCACGCCCGACTTAACCACTGGGCTGAGTACTCAATCCGCCTCAATGTCGCTGATGGCGAGTGGACGCGCGAGCAGCAGCGCCGCATCCGCGCCACCGCCGAACGGTACGCACCGGTGCGGTCGCGGCTGGTCGCCCTGATCACGGCGGTCCGGCTGGCATTCGACGCCCGCATCCGCCTGACCGGCTATCGCGGCCGCGTGCATACCCGCCTCGACCGCTGCCGGCGTCTGAGTGCGTACAACCGCACGACGCTCGACGGCTGCTGGCTGCTCGATGGCGACGACGCCCCGCTGATGCTGGCCGGCTGGCCGCTCGACGGCCGCCGCCTGCACGGACGCACACCGACCGGCCGGCCGCTCAATGCCGGCGCGATGTCGCTGCACACCCGCCTGCGCCAGCGTATTCGCTCCAGCCTCGGCGGGTCGCGCACACGCACGGTCACGCTCGGCGGCAGGTTCGCCCGGCTCAACGGCCGCGCCCGACTGTCCGAATCCACGCTCGGCGGCGGCTGGCCGCTCGCCAGTGGCCGCTCGCTGGGCGACGCCACGCTGGACCGCATCGCGGCACCACGGCTCGACGGCACGTGGCTGCTCGGCGGTGAGACCGGCCAGCCGGGGCTGTGGTTCACCGGCACCCTGACCATTCGCCGTAATGGCATCACTACAACGGAGGCCATCTGA
- a CDS encoding baseplate assembly protein translates to MDAPPDFIERSPDTIVAEMVADIESRSGKTLYPAQPERLLIDFMAYRESLLRSAVQDAASLNLVRFSRDKILDELATDRGMQRMPAYAAGCTLEFCVPAVHSAAVRIPAGTVVATGDGAVSVVTRTAAVLPAGRLTVSVPASAQDAGTAGNGYVPGQISQLVSILPDAPAGLTVTNTSATEGGADAETDARLQQRLLLAFDSYSVGGPAPAYRIMAMNQHPDVISVAVVSHDPGIVTLYPLTSDGPAGPTVLAAVQRGVSADEVRVLSDTVRTVPPVARPYAVRGRLTLRPGADPATVLAQAESAVRDLVDRMAGEMGGDIVPSQFIGVLQPLVHRVELDEPASFSTCESWHWRQCTGIDLRQAD, encoded by the coding sequence ATGGACGCGCCACCTGATTTTATCGAACGGAGTCCCGACACCATCGTGGCCGAAATGGTTGCTGATATCGAATCACGGTCAGGCAAGACGCTGTACCCGGCACAGCCGGAACGGCTGCTGATCGACTTCATGGCGTACCGGGAATCCTTGCTGCGCTCGGCCGTACAGGATGCCGCCAGTTTGAACCTGGTGCGATTCAGCCGAGACAAAATCCTTGATGAATTGGCGACGGATCGCGGCATGCAACGGATGCCGGCCTATGCGGCCGGCTGCACGCTCGAATTCTGCGTGCCAGCCGTGCATTCGGCCGCCGTCCGGATTCCTGCCGGCACTGTCGTCGCCACCGGGGACGGTGCCGTGTCAGTCGTTACACGCACAGCGGCCGTGCTGCCGGCCGGTCGCCTGACCGTCAGCGTGCCGGCCTCGGCGCAGGACGCCGGGACGGCCGGTAACGGGTATGTGCCTGGCCAGATCAGTCAGTTGGTCAGCATCCTGCCGGATGCACCGGCCGGCCTGACAGTCACAAACACCAGCGCCACAGAGGGTGGCGCCGACGCCGAGACCGATGCGCGACTCCAGCAGCGGCTGTTGCTGGCGTTCGATAGCTACAGTGTCGGCGGTCCGGCCCCGGCCTACCGGATCATGGCCATGAACCAGCATCCGGACGTGATCTCGGTCGCGGTGGTATCGCACGATCCCGGTATTGTGACCTTGTACCCGTTAACGTCTGATGGTCCTGCGGGTCCGACCGTGCTGGCTGCAGTGCAGCGCGGCGTCAGCGCTGACGAGGTTCGCGTACTGAGCGATACGGTACGCACCGTGCCACCGGTTGCCCGACCCTATGCTGTACGCGGACGGCTGACCCTGCGGCCCGGGGCGGATCCGGCCACCGTGCTCGCACAGGCAGAGTCGGCAGTCCGGGACCTGGTTGACCGCATGGCCGGCGAGATGGGAGGGGACATCGTGCCCAGCCAGTTCATCGGTGTGCTGCAGCCGCTGGTTCACCGTGTTGAGCTGGACGAGCCGGCGTCATTCAGCACCTGCGAGTCCTGGCATTGGCGACAGTGCACAGGCATCGACTTGCGGCAGGCGGACTGA
- a CDS encoding GPW/gp25 family protein, with translation MILANIQSADWSLALGEQGAVVEDLDDIDQCIRILLGTRPGDVPLEPLFGCNAWQWIDAPIETALPHVVGDVRAALLMWEPRIEIIGITLAPGDDGSHWRIRVNWRPVDGRENRTTEVHHGRAT, from the coding sequence ATGATTCTTGCAAACATCCAGTCCGCCGACTGGTCACTGGCGCTGGGCGAACAGGGTGCGGTCGTCGAGGACTTGGACGACATTGACCAGTGCATCCGCATCCTGCTCGGCACCCGTCCGGGCGATGTGCCGCTGGAGCCGCTGTTCGGCTGCAATGCTTGGCAGTGGATCGACGCCCCTATCGAGACCGCCCTGCCCCATGTGGTCGGCGACGTCCGGGCCGCGCTGCTGATGTGGGAACCGCGTATTGAAATCATCGGCATCACGCTGGCGCCGGGCGACGACGGCAGCCATTGGCGCATCCGGGTGAACTGGCGGCCGGTCGATGGCCGCGAAAACCGTACAACGGAGGTCCACCATGGACGCGCCACCTGA
- a CDS encoding phage late control D family protein translates to METVTTHKTGPRRLVFFIRYEGRDITADISRDFIRLVYQDKRSGEADELEIVLENSHGRWTHGWYPEKGDRIVASFGYAGEAMLPCGTFEVDECELSGPPDEVSIKAIASGITRAVRTRQTRAYNGQTLASVARQVAQRNGLSLVGDPEPVQLERLTQNQETDLGFLKRIAEQYGHMVSVRGEQLFVAPLSAVDDRDAVLTISQRQQLKSYRIRDKTNATYKSVSVTYLDPKTRKLVEHTEQAKTTKRKRGDKVIEDKADTLKLNTRAESKQQAVAMAKAALRDKNLKAVEGEFTLVGDPRLLSGNTLNISCLGKPDGDYLLSEARHNITRSSGWDVSVTGQRLRTHAESSAAAKKRKLT, encoded by the coding sequence ATGGAAACGGTGACCACCCACAAGACCGGGCCGCGACGCCTGGTCTTTTTCATTCGCTACGAAGGCCGCGACATCACCGCCGACATCAGCCGCGACTTCATCCGCCTGGTCTACCAGGACAAGCGCAGCGGCGAAGCCGACGAACTGGAAATCGTGCTGGAGAACAGCCACGGCCGCTGGACCCATGGCTGGTACCCGGAGAAAGGCGACCGGATCGTTGCCAGCTTCGGCTACGCCGGCGAAGCCATGCTGCCGTGCGGCACCTTCGAGGTCGACGAGTGCGAACTCAGCGGCCCGCCGGATGAAGTGTCGATCAAGGCCATCGCGTCCGGCATCACCCGCGCAGTACGGACCCGGCAGACCCGGGCCTACAACGGCCAGACCCTGGCCAGCGTCGCGCGCCAGGTTGCACAGCGCAATGGCCTGAGCCTGGTCGGCGACCCGGAACCGGTGCAGCTGGAACGGCTGACCCAGAATCAGGAAACCGACCTCGGCTTCCTGAAGCGGATCGCCGAGCAGTACGGCCACATGGTGTCGGTACGCGGCGAGCAACTGTTCGTCGCGCCGCTGTCGGCGGTCGACGACCGCGACGCAGTACTGACCATCAGCCAGCGCCAGCAACTGAAAAGTTACCGTATCCGCGACAAGACCAACGCCACCTACAAGAGCGTGTCGGTCACCTACCTTGATCCGAAAACCCGCAAGCTGGTCGAGCACACTGAGCAGGCCAAAACCACCAAGCGCAAGCGCGGTGACAAGGTCATCGAGGACAAGGCCGACACCCTGAAGCTGAACACCCGGGCCGAGAGCAAGCAGCAGGCTGTCGCTATGGCAAAAGCCGCCCTGCGCGACAAGAACCTGAAAGCGGTCGAAGGCGAGTTCACGCTGGTCGGCGACCCGCGCCTGCTGTCCGGCAACACGCTGAACATCTCCTGCCTCGGCAAACCCGACGGCGACTACCTGCTGTCGGAAGCCCGCCACAACATCACCCGCAGCAGCGGCTGGGACGTCTCGGTGACCGGCCAGCGGCTGCGTACCCATGCCGAATCCAGTGCGGCGGCGAAGAAACGGAAACTCACATGA
- a CDS encoding tail protein X has protein sequence MDYLEHLTRDGDRWDLLAWHYYGDAALMNPIIDANPQLRLLPTLGAGLTVRIPVLEDDEPMLSKEELPPWKR, from the coding sequence ATGGACTATCTGGAACACCTGACCCGTGACGGTGACCGCTGGGACCTGCTGGCCTGGCACTACTACGGCGACGCGGCGCTGATGAACCCGATCATCGATGCCAATCCGCAGTTGCGCCTGCTGCCGACACTGGGCGCCGGTCTGACGGTGCGAATTCCGGTGCTGGAGGACGACGAGCCAATGCTGAGCAAGGAAGAACTGCCACCATGGAAACGGTGA
- a CDS encoding phage tail protein has translation MFALLGTIQFKLITYFDGIEVNKATKFARHEVLDGKPILQRTGDELDEISIELAFHDYYCDPATELKRLDDARLAAEAMPLIWGNGVVEGQFVIEKLRVTGQTATRFGKLTSVSASVSLIEYVEPQVPVEAARARKKQKAPARKKGRSKKVTGTKVTRPGTTTIKNKDGVEFTKITRN, from the coding sequence ATGTTTGCACTGCTGGGCACGATCCAGTTCAAGCTGATCACCTACTTCGACGGCATCGAGGTCAACAAGGCGACCAAGTTCGCCCGGCATGAAGTACTGGACGGCAAGCCGATCCTGCAGCGCACCGGCGACGAGCTGGACGAGATCAGCATCGAACTGGCGTTCCACGACTACTACTGCGATCCGGCTACCGAACTGAAACGGCTCGATGACGCCCGGCTGGCGGCCGAAGCCATGCCGCTGATCTGGGGCAACGGCGTGGTCGAAGGCCAGTTCGTGATCGAGAAACTGCGCGTGACCGGACAGACCGCCACCCGCTTCGGCAAACTGACCTCGGTATCCGCTTCGGTAAGCCTGATCGAATACGTCGAGCCACAAGTGCCGGTCGAAGCGGCCAGGGCGCGCAAGAAACAGAAGGCGCCGGCTCGCAAGAAAGGCCGGAGCAAGAAGGTAACCGGCACCAAGGTCACCCGCCCCGGCACGACCACTATCAAGAACAAGGACGGGGTCGAATTCACCAAAATCACCCGGAACTGA